One segment of Primulina tabacum isolate GXHZ01 chromosome 6, ASM2559414v2, whole genome shotgun sequence DNA contains the following:
- the LOC142550180 gene encoding uncharacterized protein LOC142550180, translated as MAGRPPRQNRNPRYANNNNNTNEEGNGPPPQFNLNQADLMAIATIVATTFQGLVNPNANQQPPPPPQHGVKFHYESLRKNRCPTFSGAADPEVSQSWLKSVETQLRLLEVPDALKVDVIVPFLEDKAAKWWEAVSPAMTAAGPITWRIFRETFLKQYYPAEVRLQKLSEFENLSQAPDMSVVEYTSQFNALGSYAPAIMADEVLKLHRFKKGLNSRIQSALAVYQPANFSDLMGAAIRAEADIRRREGENRNKRPPVNSPSQGRPMFKRPNQSGGPPSGKFPANNNQGLKPCSTCGFKHSGECRRASGVCFGCGKAGHRIAECPTAANRPCPSKPKEDKPNARIFAITQEEADDATEVVSGTILIKSVPAYALFECGATHSFMSKRFGKKLGNNPDKLTAPFRIATPTNRAVETNEIYRDCKISISDQTFSADLIQLIMVDFDVILGMDWLARNSAIVDCKGKRVKLLTAEQKEVLFHGKSRERKLLLSASQTWKAMKSGEDIYLAMVREGKEEVEMKLEDIPIVREFPDVFPEELSGTVPDREIEFEINLVPGAAPISKAPYRMAPAKLKELKEQLQELIDKRQIRPSVSPWGAPVLFVNKKDGSMRLCIY; from the exons atggccggtAGACCACCAAGACAAAACCGCAACCCCCGTTATgctaacaacaacaacaacactAATGAAGAAGGCAATGGGCCTCCACCTCAGTTCAATCTCAATCAAGCGGACCtaatggctatagccacgatcGTGGCGACGACATTTCAGGGGTTAGTGAACCCCAATGCTAATCAGCAGCCCCCACCTCCACCACAACATGGGGTCAAGTTTCATTATGAATCACTACGCAAGAACAGGTGCCCAACTTTCAGTGGCGCTGCCGACCCCGAAGTTAGCCAGAGCTGGCTCAAAAGCGTGGAAACTCAGTTGAGACTGTTGGAAGTCCCGGATGCACTAAAAGTGGACGTGATAGTGCCCTTCCTGGAAGACAAGGCAGCTAAATGGTGGGAAGCAGTCTCGCCAGCCATGACCGCTGCTGGACCAATCACATGGCGAATCTTCCGAGAAACATTTCTGAAACAGTACTACCCGGCAGAAGTCAGACTGCAGAAGCTAAGTGAGTTTGAAAATCTCAGCCAGGCCCCAGATATGTCAGTAGTGGAATATACATCTCAGTTCAATGCCCTTGGATCATATGCTCCAGCGATTATGGCGGATGAAGTTCTGAAATTGCACCGCTTTAAGAAGGGGTTGAACAGCAGAATCCAATCAGCTCTAGCGGTCTACCAACCTGCCAACTTTTCAGATTTGATGGGTGCGGCTATCCGAGCCGAAGCTGATATTCGTCGAAGAGAAGGGGAAAACAGGAACAAGCGACCCCCTGTCAACTCGCCTTCTCAGGGCAGACCAATGTTCAAGAGGCCCAATCAGTCGGGTGGACCTCCCTCAGGGAAATTCCCCGCCAATAACAATCAAGGACTCAAGCCATGCTCAACATGTGGCTTCAAGCACTCAGGGGAATGCCGAAGAGCCAGTGGTGTATGCTTTGGATGTGGGAAAGCAGGGCACCGAATTGCAGAATGTCCTACCGCTGCCAACCGaccat GCCCTAGTAAACCAAAGGAGGACAAACCCAATGCTAGGATCTTTGCCATCACTCAGGAAGAGGCTGACGACGCAACTGAAGTCGTGTCAGGTACCATTCTAATTAAATCAGTACCTGCCTACGCATTATTTGAATGTGGTGCTACACATTCCTTTATGTCTAAGAGGTTTGGTAAGAAGTTAGGAAATAATCCTGATAAACTAACTGCACCTTTCCGAATAGCCACACCTACTAATAGAGCCGTTGAAACGAACGAGATTTACAGAGATTGTAAAATCAGTATTAGTGATCAGACTTTTAGCGCCGATTTGATACAGCTGATTATGGTCGATTTCGACGTAATcttaggaatggattggttagcaagaAACAGTGCAATAGTAGATTGTAAAGGGAAGAGAGTGAAACTCCTAACCGCAGAGCAGAAGGAAGTCTTGTTTCATGGTAAATCCAGGGAACGGAAGTTGCTACTTTCCGCATCTCAAAcctggaaagccatgaaatccGGGGAGGACATCTACCTAGCGATGGTCAGGGAAGGAAAAGAAGAAGTCGAAATGAAACTGGAAGACATCCCGATAGTGAGAGAGTTCCCAGATGTTTTTCCTGAAGAGCTTTCAGGGACGGTCCCGGACCGTGAGATTGAGTTCGAAATCAACTTGGTTCCCGGTGCTGCACCAATCTCTAAAGCACcctacagaatggcaccagctaAACTCAAGGAATTAAAagaacaactccaagaattgaTAGATAAAAGGCAGATTCGACCGAGTGTGtccccgtggggagctccagtactcttcgtaaataAAAAAGACGGTAGTATGAGATTATGCATTTACTAG